One window of Puntigrus tetrazona isolate hp1 chromosome 14, ASM1883169v1, whole genome shotgun sequence genomic DNA carries:
- the tmsb2 gene encoding thymosin beta yields MSDKPDLTEIARFDKTKLKKTETKEKNPLPTKETIEQERKGDATP; encoded by the exons ATGTCTGACAAGCCAGACCTCACAGAAATCGCCAGGTTCGACAAAACCAAGCTGAAGAAGACCGAGACAAAAGAGAAGAACCCTCTGCCCACCAAAGAGA CTATCGAGCAGGAGAGGAAAGGC